One part of the Helicoverpa armigera isolate CAAS_96S chromosome 3, ASM3070526v1, whole genome shotgun sequence genome encodes these proteins:
- the LOC135119148 gene encoding uncharacterized protein LOC135119148 — protein MNDNKDDDSLWSLNSEEIPSMCEQQVLNEVRLNNKEGSIQSGIQEQCARPTPEKRLREDGEENTDDDEGFTTVMRNPKRLNRSSSLNYNINRTTQMEDLTLENNYDVYVSSKECLPKQIGLAKLLRSENILGIMKINYKNPFRVRIQFENREYAEKLLSCKRMEDLGYRCQLAQEVNLSYGIVKNIELDVDEKELTELFTSEYDIVSVKRLKRFTEQGKWIDSETVRICFKGPTVPLTVEAYGCKFKVESYTFPVTQCSNCWRFGHLLRQCPTKRPVCPKCGEFHANCEATQYRCINCKGAHMSFDKTCPIFLKEKEIRRIMCAENTTYKKALDIYLKAEKNKEVYSKNDNGELGRRGIRLNISNDTNIVNDFKHAPSFRDVLVGEIEKSKSQDHDKEKPIQENGITIRKEKKKGERESGYRHMVIVEQNREEDHAICQNDENQESIPKKNSQGNYSFWQLMRRIKDTIFSNKEADEKIIEIVKLVLEYIKLSFVKIMQGGDWLNSIFKLFNG, from the coding sequence atgAATGATAATAAAGATGACGATAGTTTATGGAGTTTAAATAGTGAGGAAATACCAAGTATGTGTGAGCAACAAGTTCTAAATGAGGTGAGATTAAATAACAAAGAAGGCAGTATACAGAGTGGAATACAAGAACAGTGCGCGAGACCAACACCTGAGAAGAGATTGAGAGAAGATGGCGAGGAGAacacagatgatgatgagggatTTACTACTGTGATGAGAAACCCAAAGCGGCTAAACCGTAGTTCTTCGTTGAACTATAATATTAATCGTACAACACAAATGGAAGACTTAACACTAGAAAATAACTACGACGTTTATGTTTCCTCTAAAGAATGCCTACCTAAACAAATAGGTCTAGCTAAACTCCTAAGATCAGAAAACATACTgggtattatgaaaataaattataagaacCCCTTTAGGGTACGTATACAATTTGAAAATAGAGAATATGCTGAGAAGCTATTGTCCTGTAAAAGGATGGAAGACTTAGGATATAGATGTCAATTGGCTCAAGAAGTAAATTTATCATATGGAATCGTCAAAAATATCGAATTGGACGTGGATGAGAAAGAATTGACAGAATTATTTACCAGCGAATATGATATTGTTTCCGTAAAACGGCTGAAACGGTTCACAGAGCAAGGAAAGTGGATAGATAGTGAGACAGTTCGTATCTGTTTTAAAGGCCCTACAGTTCCCTTGACGGTTGAAGCTTATGGTTGCAAATTTAAAGTAGAATCATACACATTTCCCGTAACGCAATGTTCGAACTGCTGGCGTTTCGGCCATCTACTACGCCAGTGTCCTACGAAAAGGCCGGTATGTCCGAAATGTGGTGAATTTCATGCGAACTGCGAAGCAACGCAATATAGGTGTATCAATTGTAAGGGTGCACACATGTCTTTTGATAAGACTTGCCccatatttttgaaagaaaaagaaatacgtCGTATTATGTGTGCAGAAAATACCACGTATAAAAAGGCACTTGATATTTACCTAAAAGCTGAGAAAAATAAagaagtgtatagtaaaaatgaCAACGGTGAACTCGGTCGACGGGGAATAAGGTTAAATATTAGTAACGATACAAACATAGTAAATGATTTTAAGCATGCCCCTTCTTTTAGAGATGTATTAGTAGGAGAAATTGAAAAGTCAAAGTCTCAAGATCATGATAAAGAAAAACCGATTCAAGAAAATGGGATAACAATAAGAAAGGAGAAGAAAAAAGGCGAACGTGAAAGCGGGTATAGACATATGGTCATCGTGGAACAGAATAGGGAAGAGGACCATGCGATTTGTCAGAATGACGAGAACCAGGAGTCTATTCCAAAGAAAAACAGCCAGGGCAACTATTCGTTCTGGCAACTAATGAGACGGATTAAAGATACTATATTTTCGAATAAAGAAGCAGACGAGAAGATCATTGAGATAGTGAAATTAGTTTTAGAATATATTAAACTctcttttgttaaaataatgcaGGGTGGAGATTGGCTAAACTCGATTTTTAAGCTGTTTAATGGATAG